From the Maioricimonas rarisocia genome, one window contains:
- a CDS encoding putative hydro-lyase: MASAKSPEDVRRLAREGTLTGPTSGQAHGFTQANLVILPREHAFPFLLFCQRNPRPCPVLEVTEPGDPVPRRYAPTADLRTDLPCYRVWRNGELAGEPTDITDLWRDDFVSFLIGCSFTFESALLEAGLPVRHIEQDCNVPMYRTSIACTPAPPFAGNLVVSMRPFLPAQAIQAIQITSRFPAVHGAPVHFGDPAQIGIEDLGRPDFGDPVEIHPGETPVFWACGVTPQVALMQARLPLVITHSPGCMFVTDRRDAELAGI; encoded by the coding sequence ATGGCCTCCGCCAAATCTCCCGAAGACGTCCGCCGGCTGGCCCGTGAAGGGACGCTCACCGGACCGACATCCGGACAGGCACACGGTTTTACGCAGGCCAATCTCGTCATTCTGCCCCGGGAACATGCGTTTCCGTTCCTCCTCTTCTGCCAGCGCAATCCGCGCCCCTGCCCTGTACTCGAAGTGACCGAACCAGGTGATCCTGTTCCCCGGCGGTACGCTCCAACCGCCGATCTGCGGACCGATCTGCCCTGCTATCGCGTCTGGCGTAACGGCGAACTGGCCGGTGAACCAACCGACATCACCGACCTGTGGCGGGACGATTTTGTCTCGTTTCTGATCGGCTGCTCATTCACCTTCGAATCGGCCCTGCTCGAAGCCGGCTTGCCCGTGCGTCACATCGAACAGGACTGCAACGTCCCCATGTACCGCACCAGCATCGCGTGCACGCCCGCACCGCCGTTCGCGGGGAATCTCGTCGTCTCGATGCGGCCCTTCCTTCCAGCCCAAGCGATCCAGGCAATCCAGATCACGTCCCGATTTCCCGCCGTGCATGGTGCTCCGGTCCACTTCGGCGATCCCGCGCAGATCGGCATCGAGGATCTGGGCCGCCCCGACTTCGGAGACCCGGTCGAGATCCATCCCGGCGAGACGCCGGTCTTCTGGGCGTGCGGCGTCACCCCGCAGGTGGCACTGATGCAGGCCCGCCTCCCGCTGGTCATCACGCACAGCCCCGGCTGTATGTTCGTAACCGATCGTCGCGACGCGGAACTGGCAGGCATCTGA
- a CDS encoding bifunctional aminoglycoside phosphotransferase/ATP-binding protein, translating into MSGLPHGTTLIDSLQRAEAFPHPVDEIRLLETHISWVLLAGEWAYKIKKPVDLGFLNFSTLEKRRHFCEEELRLNGRLAPDLYLCVEPITGSEESPRIGGDGDPIEYAVKMRLFPQEMLLSRLIGQGELRADEIDSLADEVVEFHGRIAVATAEGRAGRPDQVRGPAQANLDVLRNCPAIFERCGEDLGRLERWEQEEAERCRSRFAERLRDGFVRECHGDMHLGNMVRGEDGVLIFDGIEFSEELRWTDVMSEVAFAVMDLEDRGRADFAHRFLDRYLAGTGDYAGLDVLRYYLVYRALVRAKVAAIRLGQSDVEEADRRKLIEQCTEYIELASRYSERLRPFLAITHGVSGSGKTTGTQPLVEQVGAIRVRSDIERKRLFGLPPEASTEGKLEQQVYSQESTRRTYDRLAELAEGIVSAGFPVVVDATFLSRSVRQRFAALADRMRVPFRILCFDAKPQVLERRLAQRGADGRDASEADVSVMRGQLDRQEPLTDVERCVAVTISPEVPLDVPEFCSELGLVRAAESGTGGVAESRR; encoded by the coding sequence ATGTCGGGCTTGCCACACGGAACAACCCTGATCGACTCACTGCAACGTGCGGAAGCGTTCCCGCACCCGGTGGATGAGATCCGGCTTCTGGAAACCCACATCTCCTGGGTGCTGCTGGCCGGCGAGTGGGCCTACAAGATCAAGAAGCCGGTCGATCTGGGGTTCCTGAATTTCTCGACGCTGGAGAAACGCCGGCACTTCTGTGAGGAAGAATTGCGACTCAATGGTCGCCTCGCGCCGGATCTCTATCTTTGCGTCGAACCGATCACGGGGTCGGAAGAATCGCCCCGCATCGGAGGCGACGGTGACCCGATCGAATACGCGGTCAAGATGCGGCTGTTTCCTCAGGAGATGCTCCTCAGCCGGTTGATCGGCCAGGGGGAACTCCGGGCGGACGAGATCGATTCGCTTGCCGACGAAGTGGTCGAGTTCCACGGGCGAATTGCGGTCGCGACTGCTGAGGGTCGCGCTGGCCGACCGGACCAGGTGCGCGGTCCGGCACAGGCCAACCTCGATGTGCTGCGGAACTGCCCGGCGATTTTCGAACGTTGCGGCGAAGACCTGGGGCGACTCGAGCGCTGGGAACAGGAGGAAGCGGAACGGTGTCGGTCCCGCTTTGCAGAGCGGCTGCGGGACGGATTCGTCCGCGAGTGTCACGGAGACATGCACCTTGGGAACATGGTGCGCGGGGAAGACGGCGTCCTGATCTTCGACGGCATCGAGTTCAGCGAAGAGCTGCGGTGGACCGACGTGATGTCGGAAGTCGCCTTTGCGGTCATGGATCTCGAAGACCGCGGCCGCGCCGACTTCGCCCATCGCTTTCTCGACCGGTATCTGGCGGGGACCGGTGACTACGCGGGACTCGACGTGCTGAGGTACTACCTCGTCTATCGGGCACTCGTCCGCGCCAAGGTGGCGGCGATCCGGCTGGGACAGTCGGATGTCGAGGAAGCGGACCGGCGGAAGCTGATCGAGCAATGCACCGAATACATCGAACTGGCGTCACGTTACTCCGAGCGGCTTCGGCCGTTCCTGGCGATCACCCATGGTGTGTCCGGCTCGGGCAAGACGACTGGAACACAACCGCTCGTCGAACAGGTCGGGGCGATTCGCGTCCGCTCGGACATCGAACGCAAGCGGCTGTTCGGATTGCCGCCCGAAGCGAGCACGGAAGGGAAGCTCGAGCAGCAGGTGTACTCGCAGGAATCGACGCGTCGCACGTATGACCGTCTTGCAGAACTGGCGGAGGGCATCGTGAGTGCGGGGTTTCCCGTCGTGGTGGACGCAACGTTTCTGAGCCGATCCGTTCGCCAGCGGTTCGCGGCGCTGGCCGATCGCATGCGCGTCCCGTTTCGAATACTCTGTTTCGATGCGAAGCCGCAGGTCCTCGAGCGGCGTCTTGCGCAACGGGGGGCCGATGGTCGTGACGCATCGGAAGCGGATGTGTCCGTCATGCGGGGCCAGCTCGATCGACAGGAACCGTTGACGGACGTCGAACGGTGCGTGGCGGTGACGATCTCGCCGGAAGTTCCGCTGGACGTTCCGGAGTTCTGTTCGGAACTGGGACTGGTCCGGGCAGCGGAGTCGGGCACGGGGGGCGTTGCGGAATCCCGGCGATAG
- a CDS encoding universal stress protein has product MIQLKKILVPSDFSDFSKHALRYGCELSNRFNSELHLLHVLQDIVALVPEPGMAFPAPGDYMDEMKQSASRALDDLPDEEWIRDVPVVREVRVGTPFLEIVRYARDLDIDLIVVGTHGRSGLAHVLLGSTAEKVVRKSGCPVLTVRPEGHDFVMP; this is encoded by the coding sequence ATGATCCAGTTGAAGAAGATTCTGGTGCCGTCTGACTTCAGCGACTTCAGCAAGCATGCCCTGCGGTACGGCTGCGAACTCTCCAACCGGTTCAACTCCGAACTGCATCTGCTGCATGTCCTGCAGGACATCGTCGCCCTCGTCCCCGAACCCGGAATGGCCTTCCCGGCTCCGGGCGATTACATGGACGAAATGAAACAGAGCGCCAGCCGGGCGCTCGATGACCTTCCCGACGAAGAGTGGATCCGGGACGTTCCCGTCGTCCGCGAGGTTCGGGTCGGCACTCCCTTCCTCGAGATCGTCCGCTACGCCAGGGACCTCGACATCGACCTCATCGTCGTGGGAACCCACGGCCGGTCCGGCCTGGCACACGTCCTGCTCGGCAGCACCGCCGAAAAAGTCGTCCGCAAGTCGGGTTGCCCCGTGCTGACGGTCCGGCCCGAAGGTCACGACTTCGTCATGCCCTGA
- a CDS encoding Hsp20/alpha crystallin family protein, with the protein MNQSTPRPQSPGLKRWFEGNPISSLRREMDDLLENFLGQGEALPASLSSVPRLDVSETDDAIEVVTDLPGFKPDDVHLEVGENSLTISGERSEETRTEVKERKYHRIERRTGSFSRSVWLPCAVKEDSIEAELKDGVLTVTLPKADEAKRHKIQVKGG; encoded by the coding sequence ATGAATCAATCGACACCACGACCTCAGTCCCCCGGACTCAAGCGGTGGTTTGAAGGCAATCCTATCTCCTCGCTCCGTCGCGAAATGGATGACCTGCTCGAGAACTTCCTTGGCCAGGGGGAAGCGCTGCCCGCTTCACTCAGCAGCGTTCCACGACTCGACGTTTCGGAAACCGATGACGCGATCGAGGTCGTCACCGACCTGCCCGGCTTCAAGCCCGACGATGTGCATCTCGAAGTCGGGGAGAACAGTCTGACGATCAGCGGCGAGCGGTCGGAAGAAACACGAACCGAAGTGAAGGAACGCAAGTATCATCGCATTGAGCGACGAACGGGCAGCTTCTCACGTTCGGTCTGGCTCCCTTGCGCCGTGAAGGAAGACAGCATCGAAGCCGAACTGAAAGATGGTGTTCTGACTGTCACGCTCCCCAAAGCCGACGAGGCCAAACGCCACAAGATCCAGGTCAAAGGCGGATAA
- a CDS encoding TolC family protein, which produces MLSARWRWGARLLLGATLGGMTIGTVGCHRSYYREQADIEATALIYEKSDDPRWAVHDFTIQPDRRSRYADPYNPDFPPMPPDDPASHQLMHCVYGKKGYSKWDENGHIVDLENPGWEMYLGEYARFDEDGNVLLGLEDAVRIARIHSPDYQEELETLYLSALDVSTERFRFDVQFFGNVDLTTQHLGQVRPGGELNALTLDTGLTARKQLATAGELLVGFANSTVWEFTGNDSTFTTSLLNFSFIQPLLRAGGRAVALEQLTIAERTLLGNLRAMERYRQGFFTDIAIGESGVQGPQRRGGFFGGTGLTGFTGTGSGGFGGVGAATGFGGGFGGGGAGGATGGGSGFAGGGAGTVGGFIGLLQRLQQIRNTENALNLQLRTLALLEANLDAGLIDIAQVDQFRQSIETERANLLQARNALESSFDNFKRDTLGLPPDLPMALDDQYIHQFQFISPSLSETQGLINEDLDTFGELALEPEPERLRATFDRLDADREALLAHVNDIPVDFDKLMDAAPKRLAAMTETERNLFERDVERLRDNLESLRQRLNGIGDAVATLRETLTDENTSVIADSIVEQFTELKNIAGELSLVQARARLEAITVEKIDLTPEVALEIARANRLDWMNNRAALVDTWRLIEFNANRLKSDLSIEFEGDIQTVGNNPVRFRDSNGSLRASIQFDPPLTRLTERNNFRQQLIEYQQSRRQMIQFEDGIHQTMRQILRDIEQLRVNLEIQRRAVTIAIRRVDQTRETLSEPVPPTQPGQPPQALGPTAAQNLLFALSDLRNTQDNLMSVWLNYEAAIMRLYRELGIMAIDADNMWDRQPIFLSDRMDASEDPLPPAVPPEWFQQLDTPPEPGDADLQQVPPAPPADDQGPQLPGDPQAAEEPRSLIRLTGWLDREKEQAVTGPNDPPQEPSQLATAPDASTPAADVPPTVVEMLSKLRSSGQPSPKQRPVRPSRPGPATHFRIVAPPDTKSAPTGRVAEQPPVGE; this is translated from the coding sequence ATGCTTTCTGCGCGCTGGCGCTGGGGTGCCCGCCTCCTTCTGGGGGCTACCCTGGGAGGCATGACGATCGGCACGGTGGGCTGTCACCGGTCTTACTACCGCGAACAGGCGGACATCGAAGCCACGGCTCTCATCTACGAGAAGTCGGACGATCCCCGCTGGGCGGTTCACGACTTCACGATCCAGCCGGATCGCCGCAGTCGATACGCCGACCCCTACAATCCCGACTTCCCGCCGATGCCGCCGGACGACCCGGCATCGCACCAGCTCATGCACTGCGTTTACGGCAAGAAGGGCTATTCCAAGTGGGATGAGAACGGTCACATCGTCGACCTGGAGAATCCCGGCTGGGAGATGTACCTGGGCGAGTATGCCCGCTTCGACGAAGACGGGAACGTCCTGCTCGGCCTCGAAGATGCCGTCCGCATCGCCCGCATCCATTCGCCCGACTACCAGGAAGAGCTCGAAACGCTCTACCTCTCCGCGCTCGACGTCAGCACCGAACGGTTCCGCTTCGATGTCCAGTTCTTCGGCAACGTCGATCTGACCACGCAGCATCTGGGACAGGTTCGCCCCGGCGGCGAGCTCAATGCCCTCACGCTCGACACCGGACTGACGGCCCGCAAACAGCTGGCCACTGCCGGCGAACTGCTGGTCGGCTTCGCGAATTCGACGGTCTGGGAATTCACGGGGAACGACTCCACGTTCACCACGTCGCTGCTGAACTTCAGCTTCATCCAGCCGCTGCTCCGTGCCGGTGGACGGGCCGTCGCACTCGAACAGCTCACGATTGCCGAACGAACACTGCTCGGAAACCTGCGGGCGATGGAGCGGTACCGCCAGGGATTCTTTACCGACATCGCCATCGGTGAATCCGGCGTGCAGGGACCACAACGCCGCGGTGGTTTCTTCGGCGGTACCGGCCTGACCGGTTTCACCGGAACGGGTAGCGGCGGCTTCGGTGGTGTCGGGGCCGCGACCGGTTTCGGCGGCGGATTCGGCGGCGGAGGTGCTGGCGGGGCAACGGGGGGTGGATCCGGCTTCGCCGGTGGTGGTGCAGGTACGGTCGGCGGCTTCATCGGTCTGCTGCAGCGACTTCAGCAGATCCGCAATACCGAGAACGCCCTCAACCTGCAGCTCCGCACGCTCGCGCTGCTTGAAGCGAACCTCGATGCCGGCCTCATCGATATCGCTCAGGTCGACCAGTTCCGGCAGAGTATCGAGACCGAACGGGCCAATCTGCTGCAGGCACGCAACGCTCTCGAATCCAGTTTCGACAACTTCAAGCGGGACACGCTTGGCCTGCCTCCCGACCTGCCGATGGCACTGGACGACCAATACATCCACCAGTTCCAGTTCATCAGTCCCTCACTCTCCGAGACCCAGGGCCTCATCAATGAAGACCTCGACACCTTCGGCGAACTGGCACTCGAGCCGGAGCCCGAACGCCTGAGGGCAACATTCGACCGTCTCGACGCCGATCGGGAGGCGCTGCTCGCACACGTCAACGACATTCCAGTTGACTTTGACAAGCTGATGGACGCCGCGCCGAAGCGTCTGGCAGCCATGACCGAGACCGAACGAAACCTGTTCGAACGGGATGTCGAGCGACTCCGCGACAACCTGGAAAGTCTCCGTCAGCGGCTCAACGGCATTGGGGACGCCGTCGCGACGCTCCGCGAAACCTTGACGGACGAGAATACCTCCGTCATCGCGGACTCCATCGTCGAGCAGTTCACCGAGCTGAAGAACATTGCCGGCGAACTTTCGCTCGTGCAGGCTCGTGCCCGTCTCGAAGCGATCACCGTCGAGAAGATCGACCTCACTCCGGAGGTGGCCCTCGAAATCGCCCGTGCCAACCGTCTCGACTGGATGAACAACCGGGCAGCCCTCGTCGACACCTGGCGGTTGATCGAGTTCAACGCGAACCGTCTCAAATCGGATCTGTCGATCGAATTCGAAGGGGACATCCAGACTGTCGGCAATAACCCGGTCCGGTTCCGCGACTCCAATGGCTCGCTCCGCGCCTCGATCCAGTTTGATCCGCCACTGACGCGACTGACAGAGCGAAACAACTTCCGGCAGCAGCTGATCGAGTACCAGCAGAGCCGCCGGCAGATGATCCAGTTCGAGGACGGCATCCACCAGACGATGCGTCAGATCCTGCGTGACATCGAACAGTTGCGCGTCAATCTCGAGATCCAGCGGCGAGCCGTGACGATCGCCATCCGCCGCGTCGACCAGACGCGCGAAACACTCAGCGAGCCGGTTCCCCCCACGCAGCCCGGCCAGCCGCCGCAGGCCCTTGGCCCGACCGCGGCCCAGAACCTGCTGTTCGCCCTCTCCGACCTGCGAAACACGCAGGACAACCTGATGAGTGTGTGGCTGAACTACGAAGCGGCCATCATGCGGCTGTACCGCGAGCTGGGCATCATGGCGATCGATGCCGACAATATGTGGGACCGCCAGCCGATCTTCCTGTCCGACCGGATGGACGCATCGGAAGACCCGCTCCCGCCGGCCGTCCCTCCCGAGTGGTTCCAGCAACTGGATACGCCGCCGGAACCGGGCGACGCCGACCTGCAGCAGGTGCCGCCCGCGCCACCCGCCGACGATCAGGGACCGCAGTTGCCTGGCGATCCACAGGCTGCTGAGGAACCGCGGTCACTCATCCGGCTGACCGGCTGGCTGGACCGGGAGAAGGAGCAGGCAGTGACGGGTCCGAACGATCCACCGCAGGAGCCATCGCAGCTGGCGACGGCACCGGACGCTTCGACGCCCGCCGCTGACGTTCCACCGACGGTCGTGGAAATGCTCTCGAAACTCCGGAGCAGCGGCCAGCCGTCCCCGAAGCAGCGGCCGGTGCGTCCGTCGCGACCGGGCCCCGCGACGCATTTTCGAATCGTCGCCCCTCCGGACACCAAATCCGCGCCGACCGGTCGCGTGGCCGAACAGCCGCCCGTGGGCGAATGA
- a CDS encoding MOSC domain-containing protein: protein MKELMNHQPHTGRLEWIGLSSTRRAEVTSVESAKVEVGTGLDGDHHATSGKGSKRQVTLIQQEHLPVIAALCRLDDVSPAKVRRNLVVSGINLASLKNKRFRIGEVLLEGTGYCHPCSLMEEVLGDGGYNAMRGHGGITTIVVEPGTIRVGDPVQFVSDGESADDDDNE from the coding sequence ATGAAAGAACTGATGAATCATCAACCGCACACCGGTCGGCTGGAGTGGATCGGGCTGTCGTCAACGCGGCGGGCGGAGGTGACGTCGGTCGAATCGGCGAAGGTGGAGGTCGGGACGGGGCTCGATGGGGATCACCATGCGACGTCGGGGAAGGGCTCGAAGCGGCAGGTGACGCTGATTCAGCAGGAGCATCTGCCGGTGATTGCGGCGCTCTGTCGGCTTGACGACGTGTCCCCTGCGAAGGTCCGCCGGAATCTCGTCGTCTCGGGAATCAATCTCGCGTCCCTGAAGAACAAGCGGTTCCGTATCGGGGAAGTCCTGCTGGAAGGGACGGGGTATTGCCATCCCTGTTCGCTGATGGAAGAGGTGCTCGGAGATGGCGGTTACAATGCCATGCGGGGACATGGCGGGATCACCACCATCGTCGTCGAGCCGGGCACGATCCGGGTTGGCGATCCCGTGCAGTTTGTCTCCGACGGGGAGTCGGCGGACGACGACGACAACGAGTGA
- a CDS encoding sigma-54-dependent transcriptional regulator, which produces MDLLIVEDDRDFRETAAQWMTRKGHHVEQAENAQEALNHCARKHFDVAIVDMNLPGLSGLELLQQIRDENIDTEVIILTGEATVENAVQAMKLGACDYLTKPFPLAEVEQRCRMAWERGRLQKENRQLRALLERNRPATRIVGESAGMKELFRLIERVGPTDKAILIQGESGTGKELVARAIQQCSHRADRPFVTVNCAALPEQLVESELFGHEKGSFTGATATKPGLFEVADGGTLFVDEIGELPGALQPKLLRVLEDGSLRRVGSHRERRVNVRIIAATNRDMEEEIAVGRFREDLYYRINVMSLVLPPLRERRDDIPLLIEHFLEAGWQIEPDARQALLTYDWPGNVRQLINAIERATIMADDKLITLDDLPHEVVRAGSSGTHAPLASPVQEDICKLEDIESAHILQVLKQEKGNKARAARALGIHRRKLYRLIERYNIQWNGD; this is translated from the coding sequence ATGGATCTGCTGATCGTCGAAGATGATCGGGACTTTCGTGAGACCGCAGCCCAGTGGATGACCCGCAAAGGGCATCACGTCGAGCAGGCCGAAAACGCGCAGGAAGCTCTCAACCATTGCGCCCGTAAACATTTCGACGTCGCCATTGTCGACATGAATCTGCCCGGTCTCTCTGGGCTCGAACTGCTCCAGCAGATCCGGGACGAGAACATCGACACCGAGGTGATCATCCTCACCGGCGAGGCGACCGTTGAGAACGCGGTCCAGGCGATGAAGCTCGGGGCCTGCGACTACCTCACCAAACCGTTCCCGCTCGCTGAGGTCGAACAGCGCTGCCGCATGGCCTGGGAGCGGGGCCGGCTGCAGAAGGAAAACCGTCAGCTCCGCGCATTGCTCGAACGCAATCGGCCGGCCACGAGAATCGTCGGCGAATCGGCCGGCATGAAGGAGCTGTTTCGCCTCATTGAACGGGTCGGCCCCACCGACAAGGCGATTCTCATCCAGGGGGAAAGCGGGACCGGCAAGGAACTGGTGGCCCGGGCCATCCAGCAGTGCAGCCATCGCGCCGACCGTCCGTTCGTCACCGTCAACTGTGCCGCCCTCCCGGAACAGCTCGTCGAGAGCGAACTGTTCGGCCACGAGAAAGGCTCATTTACCGGCGCCACCGCCACCAAACCGGGCCTGTTCGAAGTCGCCGACGGCGGTACGCTCTTCGTCGACGAGATCGGCGAACTCCCCGGCGCCCTGCAGCCCAAACTGCTCCGCGTTCTCGAGGATGGCTCCCTCCGCCGCGTCGGCTCCCATCGTGAGCGGCGCGTCAACGTCCGGATTATCGCAGCCACCAATCGCGACATGGAAGAAGAGATCGCCGTCGGCCGCTTCCGCGAAGACCTGTATTATCGCATCAACGTCATGTCGCTGGTTCTGCCGCCGCTCCGAGAGCGCCGCGACGATATTCCGCTGCTGATTGAACACTTCCTCGAAGCCGGCTGGCAGATCGAACCGGACGCCCGCCAGGCCCTGCTGACTTACGACTGGCCCGGAAATGTCCGTCAACTGATCAATGCCATCGAACGGGCCACGATCATGGCGGACGACAAGCTGATCACGCTCGATGATCTCCCGCATGAGGTGGTCCGCGCCGGCAGCAGCGGAACGCACGCCCCTCTCGCGTCACCCGTTCAGGAGGACATCTGCAAGCTCGAAGACATCGAGAGTGCACACATACTGCAGGTCCTCAAGCAGGAAAAAGGGAACAAGGCCCGCGCCGCACGGGCTCTCGGAATCCACCGCCGCAAGCTGTATCGATTGATCGAACGGTACAACATTCAATGGAACGGCGACTGA
- a CDS encoding NADPH:quinone reductase yields the protein MQAAYITATGEPENIQYGELPTPEPGPTEVLVKVGAASINPIDTYLRGGAIAMPLEFPWIPGCDLAGPVEAVGSNVTRFKPGDRVWGSNQSLFGRQGTLAEYAAVDEDWLYPTPEGESDAEAAAGALVGITAHLGLFLHGRLREGELLFVNGGTGGVGSAVVQFAKAAGATVIATVGNDEKKRHCESLGADHVLDYHSPTLDDEIQAIAESNGGIDVWWETQREPALERTVGMMKKRGRIIIMAGREARPAFPVGPFYVNDLTLVGFAMFNATPDEQRTCGEGLNAWYSDGKWKPQIGREMPLSESAAAHRLQEENTLGKQGTLSGKIVLIP from the coding sequence ATGCAGGCGGCATACATCACAGCGACAGGTGAACCGGAAAACATCCAGTACGGTGAACTGCCGACACCGGAGCCGGGACCGACCGAAGTCCTCGTGAAAGTGGGGGCGGCTTCGATCAATCCGATCGACACGTACCTGCGGGGAGGAGCGATTGCGATGCCGCTCGAATTCCCGTGGATTCCCGGCTGCGACCTTGCCGGCCCTGTGGAAGCAGTCGGCTCGAACGTCACGCGGTTCAAGCCGGGCGATCGCGTCTGGGGGAGCAATCAGTCGTTGTTCGGGCGGCAGGGGACGCTGGCCGAGTATGCCGCGGTCGACGAAGACTGGCTGTATCCGACGCCTGAGGGTGAGTCGGATGCCGAGGCGGCGGCCGGCGCGCTGGTGGGCATTACGGCACATCTGGGTCTGTTTCTGCACGGTCGATTGCGGGAAGGGGAACTGCTGTTCGTGAACGGCGGGACCGGTGGAGTCGGCTCGGCGGTGGTGCAGTTCGCCAAAGCGGCCGGGGCGACGGTGATCGCGACGGTCGGCAACGACGAGAAGAAGCGGCACTGCGAATCACTCGGTGCCGATCACGTGCTCGACTACCACTCGCCGACTCTCGATGACGAGATCCAGGCGATCGCGGAGTCCAACGGCGGCATCGACGTGTGGTGGGAAACGCAGCGTGAACCGGCACTGGAGCGAACTGTCGGGATGATGAAGAAGCGGGGCCGGATCATCATCATGGCGGGGCGGGAGGCCCGGCCGGCGTTCCCCGTCGGGCCGTTCTACGTCAACGATCTGACGCTGGTCGGCTTTGCGATGTTCAATGCCACACCGGACGAGCAGAGAACGTGCGGCGAAGGGTTGAACGCCTGGTACAGCGATGGAAAGTGGAAGCCGCAGATCGGTCGCGAGATGCCACTTTCCGAATCGGCCGCGGCGCATCGCCTTCAGGAAGAAAACACGCTGGGCAAGCAGGGAACGCTGTCGGGCAAGATCGTGCTGATCCCGTAG